From Glycine soja cultivar W05 chromosome 4, ASM419377v2, whole genome shotgun sequence, the proteins below share one genomic window:
- the LOC114410810 gene encoding uncharacterized protein LOC114410810 — protein sequence MDRSWMNASRITEEYENGVEEFLLFAQSKAQPMWGKFFCPCVKCGNGRRQTIDDIRTHLICEGIIRSYTKWIWHGESLDTADMSQADDVTTDSGNPIEEMIRDLGQEGFEEAHAALYDNIEVDSKMPLYSGCISFTKLSAVLALVNLKARFGWSDKSFSELLMLLTNMLPADNILPKNHYQAKKILCPVGMQYEKIHACCNDCILYRDDFAELDYCPVCGVSRYRPTNGDSTVLVSDADRRPAKVCWYLPIIPRFKRLFANGEDAKNLIWHANTRKSDGLMRHPADSPQWKAIDRLYPEFGAEPRNLRLGLATDGMNPFGTLTTNHSSWPVLLFIYNLPPWLCMKRKYVMLSMMIAGPRQPGNDIDVYLRPLIDDLRKLWDEGVDVWDANLQHAFKLRAMVFCTINDFPAYGNLSGYSVKGHHACPICEQNTSFRQLKHGKKTVYTRHRRFLKQYHPYRRLKKAFDGSQEHETAPNPLTGDEVYQRVKDVVNMFGKSQKKPSSTSNMWKKKSIFFDLPYWSDHHVRHCIDVMHVEKNVCDSLIGTLLNIKGMTKDGFKCRQDLVDMGIRQVLHPISKGNRTYLPPACYTMSTAEKRSFCECLRNIKVPQGYSSNIKSLVSVNELKLVGLKSHDCHVLMQQLLPVAIRGTLPEKVRVAISRLCFIFNAICAKVIDPKQLDALEDEVVVVLCQMEMFFPPSFFDIMVHLVVHLVREIRCCGPTYFRWMYPVERYMKVLKGYTKNRHRPEASIVERYVAEECIEFASQYIDSLKPVGVPASRHDQPIAGKGTRGYNVVTMTRHDVSQAHLYILNNTTEVFPYIEAHKKHVRDSHPKMNMMRVLQEHNKTFINWFRQTILADKSVSRRLTLLAIGPNLNVPTWKGYDINNYSFYTKSQDDKSSVQNSGVCVDADSEHFSSTSDNNPIRASMSYFGVIQEIWEVDYTSFRVPVFKCQWVNGTTGVFQDPLGFTLVDLSKVAYIDEPFIMAAQARQVFYVQDPCNSSLSVALQGRPSGMNYHNDESTLDIGQMSSFSKQLPSMNEADEVDDGHANRVDHDEGLWENIPTG from the coding sequence atggatcgaagttggatgaacgcATCACGTATAACTGAAGAGTACGAGAATGGTGTTGAAGAGTTTTTGCTGTTTGCTCAAAGTAAAGCGCAACCTATGTGGGGAAAATTTTTTTGTCCATGTGTGAAGTGTGGAAATGGGAGGCGCCAAACAATTGATGACATAAGAACTCATCTTATTTGTGAGGGAATAATTCGTAGCTACACaaagtggatatggcatggggaaTCCCTCGATACAGCTGACATGTCACAGGCTGACGATGTTACTACAGACAGCGGAAATCCTATAGAAGAAATGATTCGTGATCTTGGGCAAGAGGGGTTTGAAGAGGCACATGCAGCGTTGTATGACAACATAGAAGTTGATTCAAAAATGCCTTTGTATTCCGGCTGCATATCTTTCACAAAATTGTCAGCTGTGTTAGCTCTGGTTAACTTGAAGGCTcgatttgggtggagtgacaagagTTTTAGTGAGTTGCTGATGTTGTTGACAAACATGCTTCCTGCTGATAACATCTTGCCAAAGAATCACTACCAAGCAAAGAAGATTTTATGTCCAGTTGGGATGCAGTACGaaaaaattcatgcatgttgTAATGACTGCATTTTGTACAGAGATGATTTTGCTGAACTAGATTACTGTCCTGTGTGTGGGGTTTCTCGGTACAGACCGACCAACGGAGATTCTACTGTACTAGTCTCAGACGCCGACCGCCGTCCAGCAAAGGTGTGTTGGTATCTcccaataataccaaggtttaaacGGTTGTTTGCTAATGGGGAAGATGCAAAGAACCTTATATGGCATGCAAATACTAGAAAATCAGATGGATTGATGCGACATCCTGCAGATAGCCCGCAATGGAAGGCAATTGATCGTCTGTATCCTGAATTTGGGGCCGAGCCTAGAAATTTAAGGCTTGGTCTTGCAACGGACGGAATGAACCCATTTGGAACCTTAACTACTAACCATAGCTCGTGGCCCGTTTTGCTGTTCATTTATAATCTCCCTccgtggttgtgcatgaagcgaaagtaTGTTATGCTGAGTATGATGATAGCTGGTCCAAGACAACCAGGTAATGATATTGACGTATATCTAAGACCGTTAATTGACGATTTGCGGAAATTGTGGGATGAAGGGGTTGATGTATGGGACGCAAATTTGCAGCATGCTTTCAAGTTGCGTGCAATGGTTTTTTGTACCATCAATGACTTTCCAGCCTACGGAAATTTAAGTGGATATAGTGTCAAAGGACATCACGCATGTCCTATATGTGAGCAGAATACTAGTTTCCGCCAACTtaaacatggaaagaagactGTGTATACTAGGCATCGAAGATTTCTCAAACAGTATCATCCGTATCGACGCTTGAAGAAGGCATTCGATGGAAGTCAAGAACATGAAACCGCGCCAAATCCATTAACTGGTGATGAAGTATATCAGCGGGTCAAGGATGTCGTAAATATGTTCGGCAAGTCCCAAAAAAAACCATCATCCACTTCAAACATGTGGAAAAAGAAgtctattttctttgatcttccgtactggtccgATCATCATGTTAGGCATTGTATAGACGTCATGCATgtcgagaaaaatgtttgtgattctTTAATTGGGACCCTCCTAAACATTAAAGGCATGACAAAGGATGGTTTCAAGTGTCGTCAAGACTTGGTTGACATGGGTATACGTCAAGTGTTGCATCCTATCTCAAAAGGTAACAGGACATATCTGCCCCCAGCCTGTTACACAATGTCAACAGCTGAAAAGAGAAGTTTTTGTGAATGCTTGCGTAAtatcaaagtcccacaaggctACTCTTCAAACATCAAGAGTCTTGTGTCTGTGAATGAGCTTAAGTTGGTTGGCTTGAAATCAcatgattgtcatgtgttaATGCAACAACTTTTGCCTGTTGCAATCCGCGGAACATTGCCTGAGAAGGTCCGTGTTGCAATCAGTCGcttgtgtttcatttttaatgctATATGTGCCAAGGTCATTGACCCTAAACAGTTGGATGCTTTGGAAGATGAGGTTGTCGTTGTCCTTTGTCAAATGGAGATGTTTTTccctccttcattttttgacattatgGTACACTTAGTTGTTCATCTGGTAAGGGAAATAAGGTGTTGTGGTCCTACGTATTTTAGATGGATGTATCCAGTTGAGCGGTACATGAAGGTCTTAAAGGGTTATACGAAGAATCGACATCGACCAGAGGCCTCAATAGTGGAAAGATACGTTGCTGAAGAATGCATTGAGTTTGCCTCACAGTACATTGACTCATTGAAACCTGTCGGTGTTCCTGCATCCCGGCATGACCAGCCAATAGCCGGCAAGGGTACTCGTGGATACAATGTTGTGacaatgactagacatgacgtGTCACAAgcacatttgtatatattaaacaaCACAACAGAGGTGTTTCCGTACATAGAGGCTcacaaaaaacatgttagagATAGTCACCCcaaaatgaacatgatgagggTATTGCAAGAGCACAACAAAACTTTCATAAATTGGTTTAGACAAACAATACTTGCTGATAAAAGTGTTTCCAGACGACTCACATTGTTAGCCATTGGCCCAAATTTGAATGTCCCTACATGGAAGGGGTATGACATTAACAATTATTCATTCTACACAAAGTCCCAAGATGATAAAAGTTCGGTACAAAACAGTGGGGTCTGTGTTGATGCTGATTCGGAGCACTTTTCCAGTACATCGGATAACAACCCCATTCGAGCATCCATGTCTTACTTTGGTGTCATTCAAGAAATTTGGGAGGTTGATTATACATCATTTAGAGTGCCTGTTTTTAAGTGTCAGTGGGTGAACGGGACAACAGGTGTGTTTCAAGATCCATTGGGATTTACTTTGGTAGACCTTAGTAAGGTGGCATATATAGACGAACCTTTCATTATGGCAGCACAAGCCAGACAAGTTTTCTATGTACAAGATCCATGTAATTCAAGTTTGTCTGTGGCTCTGCAAGGAAGACCAAGTGGAATGAATTACCATAATGATGAGTCAACCCTTGACATTGGTCAAATGTctagtttttcaaaacaattgccTTCAATGAATGAAGCTGATGAAGTGGATGATGGACATGCAAATCGtgtagatcatgatgaaggtctATGGGAAAACATCCCTACAGGCTGA